In Apostichopus japonicus isolate 1M-3 chromosome 5, ASM3797524v1, whole genome shotgun sequence, a single window of DNA contains:
- the LOC139968035 gene encoding ectonucleoside triphosphate diphosphohydrolase 4-like isoform X1 gives MARSFRMTFPTVWQISVRKPSRQRRIAVLLIVVSLFLIFTYLAHETLSQHHEKDAVFREYARKYEHIEVTNTDDDNLYYGIVIDMGSSGSRVFVYFWPQHTGKSNELLHIQQMRDQERNPVVKKIKPGISSLADFPEKVDGYVKNLLDYAAKHIPASKHHETPLYILATAGMRMLPQSKQDNLLSRLREGVPQHYNFLFSDSSVEIISGKQEGVYAWIGINYVLGRFNHDESDPYKVAIDIPGDGRLVRKRTVGVLDMGGGSAQIAFEVPQKIEFTNKELLAKGHIAEFNLGCHQHESDHVYRVYVTTFLGYGGNAARHRYEKLLFNGTRGTEDSDSPLDRRGTSSANPLLDPCLPKSLEDTISFDKKDIFLKGSGDYDKCQDRLKPLLNLTVPCEKEPCSFNGIFQPSVRFNNSEFYGFSEYWYCMEDVLRIGGVYEYDQFRKAAKNYCATRWSLLKEHYEKGLYSKADEFRIKFQCFKSAWITTVLHEGFKFPRGYKYLRTASLIHDKEVQWTLGAILHRTRFLPLREIQQSSLQQNKPPWVKSPNPWLSNQYLLLLCFIIVGIFIFVYIRWLRSMSPQRGTLARVPTMAYFMTEEGQVQDGVYETKGLLPS, from the exons ATGGCCCG CAGTTTTCGAATGACTTTTCCAACTGTTTGGCAGATTAGTGTACGCAAGCCTAGCAGGCAAAGACGTATTGCTGTTCTCTTGATTGTTGTAAGCCTGTTTCTCATTTTTACATATCTGGCCCATGAAACGCTATCACAGCACCATGAAAAGGATGCTGTCTTTAGGGAATATGCCAGAAAATATGAACACATTGAGGTGACAAATACTGACGATGACAACCTTTATTATGGCATCGTCATTGATATGGGATCAAGTGGATCTAGGGTATTTGTCTATTTCTGGCCTCAGCATACAGGTAAATCTAATGAACTCCTGCATATTCAGCAGATGAGGGATCAAGAGCGGAATCCTGTCGTCAAGAAAATCAAACCAG GGATTTCCAGCCTGGCTGACTTCCCAGAGAAGGTAGATGGATATGTAAAGAATCTGCTAGACTATGCAGCTAAACACATTCCAGCATCAAAGCACCATGAAACACCACTTTACATTTTAGCAACAGCTGGCATGAGAATGCTTCCACAAAG TAAGCAAGATAATTTACTTAGCAGATTAAGGGAAGGTGTGCCTCAACATTACAACTTCCTGTTCTCTGACAGTAGTGTGGAAATTATCAGTGGCAAACAGGAGGGTGTCTATGCCTGGATTGGAATTAATTACGTTCTGGGCAGATTTAATCATGATGAATCTG atCCTTACAAAGTAGCCATAGATATTCCCGGGGATGGAAGGCTGGTCAGGAAACGTACTGTCGGTGTGTTGGATATGGGAGGAGGCTCAGCTCAGATTGCCTTTGAAGTTCCTCAGAAGATTGAATTTACTAACAAG GAACTTCTGGCCAAAGGTCACATTGCCGAATTCAACCTGGGTTGCCACCAACACGAGTCTGATCACGTCTACAGAGTCTATGTTACAACATTCCTCGGCTATGGCGGCAATGCAGCCCGTCATCGATACGAGAAGTTACTCTTCAACGGGACGAGAGGTACAGAGGACAG TGACAGCCCTCTGGATAGGAGAGGAACATCATCAGCAAATCCGCTCTTGGATCCATGCTTACCAAAGAGTCTGGAAGACACCATTTCTTTTGACAAGAAAGATATTTTCCTGAAAGGTTCAGGGGATTACGATAAATGTCAGGACAGACTGAAACCTCTCTTGAACTTGACAGTGCCATGTGAGAAAGAACCCTGTTCATTTAATGGTATCTTCCAGCCTAGCGTTAGGTTCAACAATAGTGAGTTCTATGGCTTTTCGGAGTACTGGTACTGCATGGAAGACGTGCTGAGGATAGGTGGCGTCTATGAATATGACCAGTTTCGAAAAGCTGCAAAG AATTACTGTGCAACAAGATGGTCTTTGCTAAAGGAACATTATGAGAAAGGACTTTACTCAAAAGCAGATGAGTTTAGGATCAA ATTTCAGTGTTTTAAGTCAGCATGGATTACTACAGTTCTTCACGAAGGCTTTAAGTTTCCAAGAGGTTACAAATATCTCCGTACAGCCAGTCTCATACATGACAAGGAGGTACAGTGGACGTTAGGTGCAATATTACACAGGACAAGGTTTCTACCActtag AGAGATTCAACAGAGTTCCTTGCAGCAGAATAAACCCCCTTGGGTAAAGTCACCGAACCCCTGGCTCTCCAACCAGTACCTGCTCCTCCTCTGCTTCATAATCGTGGGCATCTTCATCTTTGTGTACATAAGATGGTTAAGAAGCATGAGTCCTCAGAGAGGTACCCTCGCCAGAGTACCAACAATGGCCTACTTCATGACGGAAGAAGGACAAGTGCAGGACGGTGTCTATGAAACCAAGGGACTCCTCCCCAGCTAA
- the LOC139968037 gene encoding vesicle transport protein SEC20-like, translating to MTLNERRIKSCVQDIVKTDLEIHAILEQLKKSVSLSQLDDVNVGVRVQMQKLKKKIEELERIAKEQEKEDDKIGLLAEVQKYRKQYLSTQTAIKKANLSCMFELERRKRDELMDSQVDPEIRKRKNRENLAKTAGSITENLSSLNKLMSDNVKNSELTNQALYTSSDTLGSADEEFKGMAAVTQTSRKLLTKYNRRELTDRLLIFLAVVFFLGTVVYILKKRIF from the exons ATGACGTTAAATGAACGGAGAATCAAATCATGTGTTCAGGATATTGTAAAAACAGATCTCGAAATTCATGCGATATTAGAG CAATTGAAGAAGAGTGTTTCCCTTTCACAACTGGATGATGTAAATGTTGGTGTGAGAGTACAAATGCAGAAACTTAAGAAGAAAATTGAA GAGTTAGAGAGAATTgcaaaagaacaagaaaaagaagatgatAAAATAGGACTACTAGCTGAGGTACAAAAGTACAGGAAACAATACTTGAG TACACAGACAGCTATTAAGAAGGCCAACCTCTCCTGTATGTTTGAATTGGAAAGGAGAAAGCGAGATGAACTAATGGATAGCCAGGTTGATCCGGAAATAAGAAAACG AAAGAACAGGGAAAATTTAGCCAAAACAGCCGGCAGCATCACAGAGAACCTTTCGagtttgaataaattaatgTCAGACAATGTTAAAAACAGCGAACTCACAAATCAAGCTCTAT ATACATCTTCAGATACCTTGGGATCAGCTGATGAGGAATTCAAAGGAATGGCCGCCGTTACTCAGACCAGTAGAAAACTACTCACCAAGTACAATCGAAGAGAACTAACGGACAGACTGCTCATTTTCCTCGCAGTTGTATTTTTCCTCGGAACAGTTGTCTACATCTTGAAGAAGAGGATATTTTGA
- the LOC139968035 gene encoding ectonucleoside triphosphate diphosphohydrolase 4-like isoform X2, whose product MARFRMTFPTVWQISVRKPSRQRRIAVLLIVVSLFLIFTYLAHETLSQHHEKDAVFREYARKYEHIEVTNTDDDNLYYGIVIDMGSSGSRVFVYFWPQHTGKSNELLHIQQMRDQERNPVVKKIKPGISSLADFPEKVDGYVKNLLDYAAKHIPASKHHETPLYILATAGMRMLPQSKQDNLLSRLREGVPQHYNFLFSDSSVEIISGKQEGVYAWIGINYVLGRFNHDESDPYKVAIDIPGDGRLVRKRTVGVLDMGGGSAQIAFEVPQKIEFTNKELLAKGHIAEFNLGCHQHESDHVYRVYVTTFLGYGGNAARHRYEKLLFNGTRGTEDSDSPLDRRGTSSANPLLDPCLPKSLEDTISFDKKDIFLKGSGDYDKCQDRLKPLLNLTVPCEKEPCSFNGIFQPSVRFNNSEFYGFSEYWYCMEDVLRIGGVYEYDQFRKAAKNYCATRWSLLKEHYEKGLYSKADEFRIKFQCFKSAWITTVLHEGFKFPRGYKYLRTASLIHDKEVQWTLGAILHRTRFLPLREIQQSSLQQNKPPWVKSPNPWLSNQYLLLLCFIIVGIFIFVYIRWLRSMSPQRGTLARVPTMAYFMTEEGQVQDGVYETKGLLPS is encoded by the exons ATGGCCCG TTTTCGAATGACTTTTCCAACTGTTTGGCAGATTAGTGTACGCAAGCCTAGCAGGCAAAGACGTATTGCTGTTCTCTTGATTGTTGTAAGCCTGTTTCTCATTTTTACATATCTGGCCCATGAAACGCTATCACAGCACCATGAAAAGGATGCTGTCTTTAGGGAATATGCCAGAAAATATGAACACATTGAGGTGACAAATACTGACGATGACAACCTTTATTATGGCATCGTCATTGATATGGGATCAAGTGGATCTAGGGTATTTGTCTATTTCTGGCCTCAGCATACAGGTAAATCTAATGAACTCCTGCATATTCAGCAGATGAGGGATCAAGAGCGGAATCCTGTCGTCAAGAAAATCAAACCAG GGATTTCCAGCCTGGCTGACTTCCCAGAGAAGGTAGATGGATATGTAAAGAATCTGCTAGACTATGCAGCTAAACACATTCCAGCATCAAAGCACCATGAAACACCACTTTACATTTTAGCAACAGCTGGCATGAGAATGCTTCCACAAAG TAAGCAAGATAATTTACTTAGCAGATTAAGGGAAGGTGTGCCTCAACATTACAACTTCCTGTTCTCTGACAGTAGTGTGGAAATTATCAGTGGCAAACAGGAGGGTGTCTATGCCTGGATTGGAATTAATTACGTTCTGGGCAGATTTAATCATGATGAATCTG atCCTTACAAAGTAGCCATAGATATTCCCGGGGATGGAAGGCTGGTCAGGAAACGTACTGTCGGTGTGTTGGATATGGGAGGAGGCTCAGCTCAGATTGCCTTTGAAGTTCCTCAGAAGATTGAATTTACTAACAAG GAACTTCTGGCCAAAGGTCACATTGCCGAATTCAACCTGGGTTGCCACCAACACGAGTCTGATCACGTCTACAGAGTCTATGTTACAACATTCCTCGGCTATGGCGGCAATGCAGCCCGTCATCGATACGAGAAGTTACTCTTCAACGGGACGAGAGGTACAGAGGACAG TGACAGCCCTCTGGATAGGAGAGGAACATCATCAGCAAATCCGCTCTTGGATCCATGCTTACCAAAGAGTCTGGAAGACACCATTTCTTTTGACAAGAAAGATATTTTCCTGAAAGGTTCAGGGGATTACGATAAATGTCAGGACAGACTGAAACCTCTCTTGAACTTGACAGTGCCATGTGAGAAAGAACCCTGTTCATTTAATGGTATCTTCCAGCCTAGCGTTAGGTTCAACAATAGTGAGTTCTATGGCTTTTCGGAGTACTGGTACTGCATGGAAGACGTGCTGAGGATAGGTGGCGTCTATGAATATGACCAGTTTCGAAAAGCTGCAAAG AATTACTGTGCAACAAGATGGTCTTTGCTAAAGGAACATTATGAGAAAGGACTTTACTCAAAAGCAGATGAGTTTAGGATCAA ATTTCAGTGTTTTAAGTCAGCATGGATTACTACAGTTCTTCACGAAGGCTTTAAGTTTCCAAGAGGTTACAAATATCTCCGTACAGCCAGTCTCATACATGACAAGGAGGTACAGTGGACGTTAGGTGCAATATTACACAGGACAAGGTTTCTACCActtag AGAGATTCAACAGAGTTCCTTGCAGCAGAATAAACCCCCTTGGGTAAAGTCACCGAACCCCTGGCTCTCCAACCAGTACCTGCTCCTCCTCTGCTTCATAATCGTGGGCATCTTCATCTTTGTGTACATAAGATGGTTAAGAAGCATGAGTCCTCAGAGAGGTACCCTCGCCAGAGTACCAACAATGGCCTACTTCATGACGGAAGAAGGACAAGTGCAGGACGGTGTCTATGAAACCAAGGGACTCCTCCCCAGCTAA